Sequence from the Erythrobacter insulae genome:
GGACTTGTAACCGAAGGCAGCACCACCAACATCTTTGTCGAACGGGGTGGGATGTTCCTGACCCCGCGCGCATCATCCGGACTGTTGCCGGGCGTATTGCGCGAATATCTGATCGAGAAAGATCAGGCGCGCGAAGCGGACCTGACGCTCGATGATCTTACCAATGGCTTTATGCTCGGCAATGCTGTGCGCGGCCTGTTCAAAGGCACGCTAATATGAATATTCCAATCCTGTTTGAAGACGGCGAGGCGCTTGTGATCAACAAGCCTGCTGGCCTTCCTGTTGACCGACCGAAACGCGGTGGGCCTGCGCTGTTCGATCATATCGAACAATTGAAGCTGGGTTTTCAACGCCCGCCAGTTGCCGTCCACCGGCTGGACACTGATACCAGCGGCTGTCTTTTGATGGCGCGCAATCCCAAATCGCTCAAACGGTTCAATAAAGCGTTTGAAGATCGCCTGGTGGGCAAGACCTATCTGGCCATCATCGATTTCGAACCTGCCGAACAATCAGGCACGATTTCGCTCAATCTGTCCAAGATCAGCTCGGCTGAAAAAGGCTGGCGCATGATCGCCGCCAAAAAAGGCAAGCCCGCCGTTTCGCATTGGGAGCTGCTGCAGACGATTGGCGAAGGCGACAAGAAACGCTCGCTTATTCGTTTCCGGCCTGAAACGGGCCGCACGCATCAGCTGCGTGTTCACGCGCTGCAAGGCCTTGGCGCACCGCTGCTGGGTGATCCGGTTTACGGCCCGGTGCGTGGCCAGAATAAAGGCGCGCCGCGCACTATGTTGCATGCAGAGGCGATCCACATAATCCGCGAAGGCAAAGATCCGATCAGCGCGTTTGCGCCGTTCCCGGAGGATTTTGAACGCGCTGGCCTGACTGCGCCCGAACCGCCGGCCTCACCGGCGCGCGCGCCTCAACCAGACGCAGAGCACATTGCCGCACCCGCTGCCACACCTGACACCACAACTGACACCGCACCCGACACCGCATCGGACAATGGATAACTCTCTTCTTGATCGCGCTCATGCGCTTGCCGAAGAGAGCTTTCTGGCGGGGTCCGGCCCCGGCGGCCAAAATGCCAATAAGGTCGCGACCGAGGTACAATTGCGCGTCAATATCTATGCGCTGCGCCTATCGCCGCCAGTCTTTGCGCGTCTGCGTGATCTAGCAGGGTCCAAGCTGACCACAGCGGGCGATCTGTTGATCACCGCGCGTCAACACCGGACCCAAGACGCCAATCGGCAAGCCGCGCGTGAAAAGCTGGAGGATATGCTCGAAGAGGCCCATCGCCAGCCGAAAAAGCGGGCCAAAACGCGAATCAACCGGATCGGTAAAACAAAACGATTGAAAACCAAAAAGGCGCGCGGCGATGTCAAAGCAAAACGCGGCAAGGTGAGCCGGTCCGATTGGTAAAGTCTGCGCCCTTGCGCGCTTGACTTTTCCACGGGAATCGGCGAATGGCGCGCTTCTATCGGCGATGCCCCGCTTGGGCCGGGCGCGCCGTTTTGTGTTTTCTGGCCGATATCGGCCCATCAGACAGACTTAGGATACCGCCATGGCGAAGCCCGCAACCGTCAAGATCAAGCTCGTCTCGACCGAGGGCACGGGCTTTTACTACACGACCAAAAAGAACCCGCGTAACATCACCGAGAAAATGGTGTTCCGTAAATACGATCCGGTCGCGAAAAAGCACGTCGAGTTCAAGGAAGCGAAGATCAAGTAAGATCTGACGCGGACGCGCTTGTCTAGTCATAGCGCGCCAACCTTGCTGCTTGCATTTTTAATAGTTCAGCCGCAGTTCAACGCTTTGTCCTTAACGACTGGGGCATGATGATGCTGACCTCTATTTTAAAAACCCGATCCAAACGATTCGCTGCCGCAGCCTGCGCCGGCGCAATTGCGTTTGCCCTGCCCGTATTCGCTCCGTTCACTGCGGTGCCAGCGGCGCAGGCACAATCAAACGAAGCCAAACTGGACCGTGCGGTGAACGCATTGCGGGCGATCTCCACGATGCGCGCCGATTTTTCCCAGACTGACCGTGCCGGCAATGTTGCGCGCGGTACGATGACCCTGAAACGCCCCGGAAAAATCCGGTTCGATTACGGCAAAGACGCTGACTTGCTCGTCATCTCAAACGGCAAATCGCTGTATATGGTGGATTACGAGGTCAATCAGGTCGAACGCTGGCCAATCAAGAATTCGCCCCTTGGCGCGTTGCTCGATCCAAACCGGGATGTGAAGAAATACGGCAAACTGATGCCGACCAGTTCTTCCGATGTCTTGAGTATCGAGGTCCGCGATCCCAAACGCCCCGAATTTGGTGTGATGAATCTGATCTTCGTCAGCAATCCCGGCGCGCCGGGCGGAATGCAATTGACCCATTGGGTCGCGCTGGATGCGCAAAATCACCGGACCACCGTGCGGCTTTCGAATCATCGCTATGGTGTCTCGGTCGCCGAAAGCACATTTCAGTTCAAAGATCCGCGCCAGTCATCCCGTCGCCCACGCTGAACGGCTCGGCCCTGTAAAGTTGTATGAATGCGACAAAACTAGGGTTTCATTCATATAGCTGAAAGCCAGTTTGGCGTAATAATACGTCATAAGGTGGTTGAAGGGCAGGTTTCCCCCCTGTTGCCAGCTCTTTGCGAAGACTGCCTTGTACAAGCGTGACGAACGCTAATACGGAACCCCTGTCTCATCGCCCCCGAGACAGGGGTTTTTTCGTTCTTACTCCCAGCCGAACGCCTTGCGAATGATGTCATAAATGACATTCTGCTCAATCACGCCGCGCGCTTTGTCGGAACCGGGGCCGGTTGCATAAAGCGCGACATCTTCACCGGCATGCGTTTCGCTATCGGTCGGAATCGCGGCTTGTTGCTGCGCATTGATCCCTGTTTCGGGTATTGGCCGTTCTGCCAGATTGGCAATCGCGCCGGGCCCGTTGGCATAACCCAGCGTGGTGTAAGGCTTGCCATCGGCGGCTTTGGAAACCTCTGCGACTTCATCGCCGCCGCCTTCGGGCGGTACGACCAATCCCAGAATATCATTCCCGCGCCGAGGATAGCCAGCAATGGTAAAGACGTGGCTGTGATCCGCAGTAACCAGGATCAGCGTTTCTTCGGGATCCGTATTGTCGACAGCGTACTGGATCG
This genomic interval carries:
- the rpmG gene encoding 50S ribosomal protein L33, translating into MAKPATVKIKLVSTEGTGFYYTTKKNPRNITEKMVFRKYDPVAKKHVEFKEAKIK
- a CDS encoding RluA family pseudouridine synthase, translated to MNIPILFEDGEALVINKPAGLPVDRPKRGGPALFDHIEQLKLGFQRPPVAVHRLDTDTSGCLLMARNPKSLKRFNKAFEDRLVGKTYLAIIDFEPAEQSGTISLNLSKISSAEKGWRMIAAKKGKPAVSHWELLQTIGEGDKKRSLIRFRPETGRTHQLRVHALQGLGAPLLGDPVYGPVRGQNKGAPRTMLHAEAIHIIREGKDPISAFAPFPEDFERAGLTAPEPPASPARAPQPDAEHIAAPAATPDTTTDTAPDTASDNG
- a CDS encoding LolA family protein, with protein sequence MMMLTSILKTRSKRFAAAACAGAIAFALPVFAPFTAVPAAQAQSNEAKLDRAVNALRAISTMRADFSQTDRAGNVARGTMTLKRPGKIRFDYGKDADLLVISNGKSLYMVDYEVNQVERWPIKNSPLGALLDPNRDVKKYGKLMPTSSSDVLSIEVRDPKRPEFGVMNLIFVSNPGAPGGMQLTHWVALDAQNHRTTVRLSNHRYGVSVAESTFQFKDPRQSSRRPR
- the arfB gene encoding alternative ribosome rescue aminoacyl-tRNA hydrolase ArfB, which produces MDNSLLDRAHALAEESFLAGSGPGGQNANKVATEVQLRVNIYALRLSPPVFARLRDLAGSKLTTAGDLLITARQHRTQDANRQAAREKLEDMLEEAHRQPKKRAKTRINRIGKTKRLKTKKARGDVKAKRGKVSRSDW